From the genome of Thermus antranikianii DSM 12462, one region includes:
- a CDS encoding ABC transporter permease produces the protein MFAYTVRRLLQMIPLLFAASVVIYTLLALQPGDPLEELKRQNPRMTAEQFEALKRAYGLDQPLHIRYFKWLSRAVRGDLGYSRTYGIPAAEYIFVQRLPKTLILSGLALTLALVVAIPVGVFSAVRQYSLADYVITFLSFVGFSMPVFFLGILLLYLFAIWLPDHIPGFPRFPTGGVPGVLWEDVRSGAISFWYFLGQWAWHLILPVIALSSLQMAEWTRFMRASLLEVLSQDYIRTARAKGLAERVVLYKHALRNALIPIVTLVGLAIPGVLGGATITETIFSYPGMGRAIFDALVEKDYNVAMAALAFLALMTALFNLLADLAYAVVDPRIRYS, from the coding sequence GTGTTTGCCTACACGGTGCGTCGGCTTTTGCAGATGATCCCCTTGCTCTTTGCGGCCAGCGTGGTGATCTACACCCTGCTGGCCCTGCAACCCGGGGATCCTTTGGAGGAACTGAAGCGGCAGAACCCCCGCATGACCGCCGAGCAGTTTGAGGCCTTGAAGCGGGCTTACGGCCTGGACCAGCCCCTCCATATCCGTTACTTCAAGTGGCTTTCCCGGGCGGTGCGGGGGGATCTTGGCTACAGCCGTACCTATGGCATCCCTGCCGCGGAGTACATTTTCGTGCAACGCTTGCCCAAGACCCTGATCCTCTCCGGCTTAGCCCTGACCCTAGCCTTGGTGGTGGCCATCCCTGTGGGCGTCTTTTCCGCCGTGCGCCAGTACTCCTTGGCGGATTACGTCATCACCTTTCTCTCCTTCGTGGGGTTTTCCATGCCTGTCTTCTTTCTGGGGATCCTGCTCCTTTACCTCTTCGCCATCTGGTTGCCCGACCACATTCCTGGCTTCCCCCGTTTCCCCACCGGGGGGGTGCCCGGGGTGCTTTGGGAGGATGTGCGCTCGGGGGCGATAAGCTTTTGGTACTTCCTAGGGCAATGGGCCTGGCACCTCATCCTTCCGGTCATCGCCCTTTCCTCCTTGCAGATGGCGGAGTGGACCCGCTTCATGCGGGCTTCCTTGCTGGAGGTGCTTTCCCAGGATTACATTCGCACCGCCCGGGCCAAGGGCTTGGCCGAGCGGGTGGTGCTCTACAAGCACGCCCTTAGGAACGCCCTGATCCCCATCGTGACCCTGGTGGGCCTGGCCATCCCCGGGGTATTGGGCGGGGCCACCATCACCGAGACCATTTTCAGCTACCCTGGCATGGGGCGGGCCATCTTTGACGCCCTGGTGGAGAAGGACTACAACGTGGCCATGGCGGCCTTGGCCTTCCTGGCCTTGATGACGGCGCTTTTCAACCTGCTGGCGGACCTGGCCTATGCGGTGGTGGACCCCCGCATCCGCTACAGCTAG
- a CDS encoding peptide ABC transporter substrate-binding protein, with the protein MKKVGKLAVLGLTALGLALAGPQDNSLVIGASQEPRVLAGDFLSIISNQAIKSEIEGYLFAPFIGFNADSQNFPVLATEVPTQQNGRLRVTDIGGGKKRLEMDLTIRPDARWSDGKPITTEDVQFYFEVGKAKGMPVLNPDYWERVNLRVRDARNFTVIFEPAYYYDTYGSPIGYAPKHIMGAEWEKVKAAARNLDPDKDAEKLNELYRNFFLKFATPQALNRGAMVYSGAFKLRRWVPGNSIEMERNPHFPIKPEGGESRYVQRVVYRFIQNTNSLLVAVIGGSIDATSSVSLTFDQGRSRQLTSRAPGRFDIWFVPGAIWEHIDVNKFENCQAVRDLGLNDVRTRRALLHALNREGLVKAFFDGLQPVAHTWIAPVNPLFNPNVRKYEFDLKKAEALLAEMGWRKGPDGILQRTVGGRTVRFEIEFVTTAGNAIRERTQQFFAEDLKKIGIAVKINNAPSAVVFADDYIQRASECKWTGLFEFAWVSSLAEDGSLFQYRNLNTGAIMVPTKENNYQGQNIGGWRNDEFDRLTSQAVLEFDEAKRKQLFWRAQEIWAEELPALPLYFRANPYVVRKGLVNYVASAYAGGYGYPGWNAWEIGWESRGAVKKWDQAKYALSIR; encoded by the coding sequence ATGAAGAAAGTAGGCAAGCTGGCTGTACTCGGTTTAACTGCTCTGGGCCTAGCCCTGGCGGGCCCCCAGGACAACAGCCTGGTCATAGGGGCTTCCCAGGAGCCCAGGGTGCTTGCGGGTGATTTCCTCAGCATCATCTCCAACCAGGCCATCAAGAGCGAGATCGAGGGGTATCTCTTCGCTCCCTTTATCGGCTTCAACGCCGACAGCCAGAACTTCCCCGTTCTGGCCACCGAAGTGCCCACCCAGCAGAACGGGCGCTTGCGGGTGACGGACATCGGCGGGGGCAAGAAGCGGCTGGAGATGGACCTCACCATCCGTCCCGATGCCCGCTGGTCCGACGGCAAGCCCATCACCACCGAGGACGTGCAGTTCTACTTTGAGGTGGGCAAGGCCAAGGGGATGCCCGTCCTGAACCCCGACTACTGGGAGCGGGTGAACCTCCGGGTCAGGGATGCTCGCAACTTCACTGTTATCTTTGAGCCCGCCTACTACTACGACACCTATGGCTCCCCCATCGGCTATGCTCCCAAGCACATCATGGGGGCAGAGTGGGAGAAGGTGAAGGCGGCGGCCCGCAACCTGGACCCCGATAAGGATGCAGAGAAGCTCAACGAGCTCTACCGCAACTTCTTCCTCAAGTTCGCCACTCCCCAGGCCCTAAACCGGGGAGCTATGGTTTACTCGGGGGCCTTCAAGCTGCGGCGCTGGGTGCCGGGGAACTCCATTGAGATGGAGCGGAACCCCCACTTCCCCATCAAGCCCGAGGGCGGGGAGAGCAGGTACGTGCAGAGGGTGGTCTACCGCTTCATCCAGAACACCAATTCCCTCCTGGTGGCGGTGATCGGCGGTTCCATCGACGCCACCTCCAGCGTTTCCCTCACCTTTGACCAAGGCCGTAGCCGCCAGCTCACCTCCCGGGCCCCTGGCCGCTTTGACATCTGGTTCGTGCCTGGGGCCATCTGGGAGCACATTGACGTCAACAAGTTTGAGAACTGCCAGGCGGTCCGCGACTTGGGCCTGAACGACGTCCGCACCCGTCGGGCCCTCCTCCACGCTCTGAACCGCGAAGGGTTGGTGAAGGCCTTCTTTGACGGCCTCCAGCCCGTGGCCCACACCTGGATCGCCCCCGTCAACCCCCTCTTCAACCCCAATGTGCGGAAGTACGAGTTTGACCTGAAGAAGGCGGAGGCGCTCTTGGCGGAGATGGGCTGGAGGAAGGGGCCGGACGGCATCCTTCAGCGCACCGTGGGTGGCCGCACCGTTCGCTTTGAGATTGAGTTCGTCACCACCGCGGGCAACGCTATCCGGGAGCGCACCCAGCAGTTCTTCGCCGAGGACCTGAAGAAGATCGGCATCGCCGTCAAGATCAATAACGCCCCCAGCGCCGTGGTCTTCGCCGACGACTACATCCAGCGGGCCAGCGAGTGCAAGTGGACGGGGCTGTTTGAGTTCGCCTGGGTGTCCAGCCTGGCCGAGGATGGCTCCCTCTTCCAGTACAGGAACCTGAATACCGGGGCCATCATGGTGCCCACCAAGGAGAACAACTACCAGGGCCAGAACATTGGCGGCTGGCGGAACGACGAGTTTGACCGCCTCACCAGCCAGGCGGTGCTGGAGTTCGACGAGGCCAAGCGGAAGCAGCTCTTCTGGAGGGCCCAGGAGATTTGGGCGGAGGAGCTTCCCGCCCTGCCCCTCTACTTCCGGGCCAACCCCTACGTGGTGCGCAAGGGCCTGGTCAACTACGTGGCCAGCGCTTACGCGGGCGGCTACGGTTACCCCGGCTGGAACGCTTGGGAGATCGGCTGGGAAAGCCGCGGCGCTGTGAAGAAGTGGGACCAGGCGAAGTACGCCCTTTCCATCAGGTAG
- the erpA gene encoding iron-sulfur cluster insertion protein ErpA: MVETQEAVIRITPLAAEKAKEILARYGKEHAAIRVYVKSGGCSGFQYGMAVDERELEGDTFVEMHGVRLVVDPMSLPYLVGSEIDWVESLMGGGFTVHNPNAASTCGCGHSFRTKDQEGEARTCGH, from the coding sequence ATGGTCGAGACGCAGGAGGCGGTCATCCGCATCACCCCCTTGGCGGCGGAGAAGGCTAAGGAGATCCTGGCCCGCTACGGCAAGGAGCACGCGGCCATTCGGGTTTACGTCAAGTCTGGCGGGTGCTCGGGCTTCCAGTACGGCATGGCCGTGGACGAGAGGGAGCTCGAGGGGGATACCTTCGTGGAGATGCACGGGGTGCGCTTGGTGGTGGACCCCATGTCCCTGCCCTACCTGGTGGGCTCGGAGATCGACTGGGTGGAAAGCCTCATGGGCGGCGGGTTTACCGTGCACAACCCCAACGCCGCCAGCACCTGCGGTTGTGGCCACTCCTTCCGCACCAAGGACCAGGAAGGGGAGGCCCGCACCTGCGGCCACTGA
- a CDS encoding M24 family metallopeptidase: protein MELTRVQEILKEERLDAWLLLSFGRSNPLALEVLALTHLHLTRRFAYLIPQEGEPVLLCHAIEESLFPPLPGKRRTYHTWRGYLEALSGLLEGLRRIALEYVPGGLIPYLSRVDGGSLDLLRGMGLELTSSWPLLLLFQTWGEEKLKSHRRAAEGLVAARDRAIAFLRQSPGSTEQAVQAILIQALEERGLVFDHPPMVAFGQNAANPHHAPTGKALEEGEVVLLDLWAKEKGGVYADITWMAGLRPPEAAHQAFQAVVKARDEAIRFVAEAYQRGRYPKGFEVDQVARKLLESEGYGPYIRHRTGHNLGEEVHGSGPHLDDLETHDLRPLVPGLAFTVEPGLYLPGFGVRTEVNVYLHPTGPEVTTPLQEALTLL from the coding sequence GTGGAGCTCACCCGCGTGCAGGAAATCCTCAAGGAAGAGAGGCTGGATGCTTGGCTCCTCCTCTCCTTTGGCCGGAGCAATCCCTTGGCCCTCGAGGTTCTTGCCCTCACCCACCTTCACCTAACCCGCCGCTTTGCCTACCTCATCCCCCAGGAAGGAGAACCCGTGCTCCTCTGCCACGCCATAGAGGAAAGCCTCTTTCCCCCCCTTCCCGGGAAAAGGCGCACCTACCACACCTGGCGAGGGTACCTGGAAGCCCTTTCGGGGCTTTTGGAGGGGCTAAGGCGCATCGCCTTGGAGTACGTGCCAGGAGGGCTCATCCCCTACCTGTCCCGGGTGGACGGCGGCAGTTTGGACCTTCTCAGGGGGATGGGCCTCGAGCTCACCTCCTCCTGGCCCTTGCTCCTTCTTTTCCAAACCTGGGGGGAGGAGAAGCTCAAAAGCCACCGCCGGGCAGCCGAGGGCCTGGTGGCCGCCAGGGACCGGGCCATAGCCTTCCTGCGCCAAAGTCCTGGGTCCACGGAACAGGCGGTACAGGCCATCTTGATCCAAGCCCTGGAGGAACGGGGCCTGGTCTTCGACCATCCCCCCATGGTGGCCTTCGGCCAAAACGCCGCCAACCCCCACCATGCCCCTACAGGGAAGGCCCTCGAGGAGGGAGAAGTGGTGCTTTTGGACCTCTGGGCCAAGGAAAAAGGAGGGGTCTACGCCGACATCACCTGGATGGCCGGCCTAAGGCCTCCCGAGGCCGCTCATCAAGCCTTCCAAGCTGTGGTAAAGGCCCGGGATGAGGCCATTCGCTTCGTGGCCGAGGCCTACCAAAGAGGGCGCTACCCCAAGGGCTTCGAGGTGGACCAGGTGGCCCGGAAGCTTCTGGAAAGCGAAGGCTACGGCCCTTACATCCGCCACCGCACAGGGCACAACCTGGGGGAGGAGGTCCACGGCTCGGGCCCTCATCTGGATGACCTGGAAACCCATGACCTCCGCCCCTTGGTGCCGGGGCTCGCCTTCACCGTGGAGCCCGGGCTTTACCTGCCTGGCTTCGGGGTGCGCACCGAGGTGAACGTCTACCTGCACCCCACGGGTCCGGAGGTCACCACTCCCTTGCAGGAAGCCCTTACCCTCCTTTAA
- a CDS encoding ribose-phosphate diphosphokinase, translating to MDRPLLIFSGQSNKPLAQAIAEALGLPLGKSTTQRFANDNLFVRFEESLREGDVFIVQSLTPPVQDHLMELLMMIDAAKGASAARVTAVIPYFSYARSDKKDAPRISITARLIADLLQTAGADRVLTMTLHSPQVHGFFKVPVDHLSAEPVIANHFATRVDLENAVVVAPDAGDLKRASSLARRLRLPLAFIDKERVSDTEVRVRMLVGEVKGKTALIVDDEISTAGSLVEAVEALLQAGAKEVYAAATHGVYVGPALERIAQSPVKEVAATDTCPPKVGPKLKTLPVAPIFAEAIWRIHRGESVSSLFT from the coding sequence ATGGACCGTCCCCTCCTGATCTTTTCCGGCCAGTCCAACAAGCCCTTGGCCCAAGCCATTGCTGAGGCCTTAGGTCTCCCCTTAGGCAAAAGCACCACCCAGCGCTTCGCCAACGACAACCTCTTCGTGCGCTTTGAGGAAAGCCTGAGGGAAGGGGATGTCTTCATTGTCCAGTCCCTGACCCCTCCGGTGCAGGACCACCTCATGGAACTCCTCATGATGATCGACGCCGCCAAAGGAGCCAGCGCCGCCAGGGTCACGGCGGTCATCCCCTACTTCTCCTACGCCCGTAGCGACAAGAAGGACGCCCCCCGCATCTCCATCACTGCCCGGCTCATCGCTGACCTCCTTCAGACCGCCGGAGCCGACCGGGTCCTCACCATGACCCTGCACTCCCCCCAGGTCCACGGTTTCTTCAAGGTACCCGTGGACCACCTTTCCGCCGAGCCCGTCATCGCCAACCACTTCGCCACCCGGGTGGACCTGGAAAATGCCGTGGTGGTGGCTCCGGATGCCGGCGACCTGAAAAGGGCCAGCTCCCTAGCCCGGCGCCTCCGCCTTCCCCTGGCCTTCATCGACAAGGAACGGGTATCCGACACCGAGGTGCGGGTCCGGATGCTGGTGGGAGAGGTGAAGGGGAAAACCGCCTTGATCGTGGACGACGAGATCTCCACCGCCGGAAGCCTGGTGGAGGCGGTGGAGGCTCTCCTGCAGGCCGGCGCCAAGGAAGTCTACGCCGCAGCCACCCACGGGGTCTATGTGGGTCCGGCCCTGGAGCGCATCGCCCAAAGCCCGGTCAAGGAGGTGGCCGCCACCGACACCTGCCCCCCCAAGGTAGGCCCCAAGCTCAAGACCCTCCCCGTGGCCCCCATCTTTGCCGAGGCCATCTGGCGCATCCACCGGGGAGAGTCGGTGTCCAGCCTTTTCACCTGA
- a CDS encoding alpha/beta hydrolase: MQKETFILAGQSVLAHIPERPRALLLVLHGLQGSREHILSLLPGYAEKGFLLLAFDAPRHGKREGPPPSSKSPRYVEEVYQIALAFAEEAREVAQEAKERFGLPLFLAGGSLGAFVVHLLLSQGFRAEGALAFIGSGFPMKLPQGQEVRDPRVLALYETPPAQRGEAYGGVPLLHLHGTKDLIVPLSRMEKTVGALRPHYPEGRLAWFVEEGAGHTITPLMARMGLAFLEAWLDPGRP; the protein is encoded by the coding sequence ATGCAGAAAGAAACTTTCATCCTGGCGGGGCAGAGCGTACTGGCCCACATCCCCGAGCGCCCGAGGGCCCTCCTCCTTGTCCTCCACGGGCTTCAGGGCTCGAGGGAACACATCCTTTCCCTCCTCCCGGGGTATGCGGAAAAGGGCTTCCTCCTCCTGGCCTTTGACGCTCCCCGGCACGGAAAACGGGAAGGCCCACCCCCTTCCTCCAAAAGCCCCAGGTATGTAGAGGAGGTGTACCAGATAGCTCTGGCCTTCGCCGAGGAAGCCAGGGAGGTGGCCCAGGAGGCCAAGGAGCGCTTCGGCCTCCCCCTTTTCCTGGCGGGGGGGAGCCTGGGGGCCTTTGTGGTGCACCTGCTTCTCTCCCAGGGGTTCCGGGCGGAGGGGGCCCTGGCCTTCATCGGGAGCGGTTTTCCCATGAAGCTCCCCCAGGGTCAGGAGGTACGGGACCCTCGGGTCTTGGCCCTTTACGAAACCCCTCCCGCCCAGAGGGGGGAAGCCTATGGAGGTGTACCCCTGCTTCATCTCCACGGCACCAAAGACCTGATCGTGCCCCTTTCCCGCATGGAGAAAACCGTGGGAGCCTTGAGGCCCCACTATCCCGAAGGCCGCTTGGCCTGGTTTGTGGAGGAAGGAGCCGGGCACACCATCACTCCCTTGATGGCCCGGATGGGGCTGGCCTTTTTGGAGGCGTGGCTTGATCCTGGAAGGCCTTAG
- a CDS encoding DUF72 domain-containing protein yields the protein MILEGLRGYRGYPGGFKAYARAFPTVELSWWHRVGDKRTISRLRTLAPPGFRFSVFGHKHFSFQPSGEERRTLRRFLRRFGLFGEKKGAVRIAVPQGVTPTQLVHWLDLLEEVLKEMGPVPLAFQAEEALHPLLRERGYALVNRTGGPFLYLVDPEEVPKEGAGYLYRSPTPSQAVPSALHSRAEVDPNGSTPEG from the coding sequence TTGATCCTGGAAGGCCTTAGGGGGTATAGGGGCTACCCTGGGGGTTTCAAAGCCTACGCCAGGGCCTTCCCCACGGTGGAACTCTCCTGGTGGCACCGGGTGGGGGACAAGAGGACCATAAGCCGCTTGAGGACCCTGGCCCCGCCGGGATTCCGCTTCAGCGTCTTTGGCCACAAGCACTTCTCCTTCCAACCCTCAGGGGAGGAGAGGCGTACCCTAAGGCGTTTCTTAAGGCGGTTTGGACTGTTCGGCGAAAAAAAGGGAGCGGTGCGGATTGCAGTCCCCCAGGGTGTGACACCCACCCAACTGGTCCACTGGCTGGACCTTTTGGAGGAGGTCCTGAAAGAGATGGGCCCGGTACCCCTTGCCTTTCAAGCCGAGGAAGCCTTGCATCCGCTTCTGAGAGAACGGGGCTACGCGCTGGTGAACCGAACGGGAGGCCCTTTTCTCTACTTGGTGGATCCGGAGGAAGTGCCCAAGGAAGGGGCAGGATACCTCTACCGGAGCCCGACCCCTTCCCAAGCCGTCCCTTCCGCCCTACACTCAAGGGCGGAGGTTGACCCGAATGGGTCAACCCCGGAGGGCTAG
- the speA gene encoding biosynthetic arginine decarboxylase: MKTARRFSPKEAEEIYLVPYWGAGFFRVGRNGELEVTPLGPEGPAASLLEIVEALRDEGRPLPLVLRFPQILEARVRELNEAFRRAMEKYGYRGGYRGVYPVKVNQRRLVLETVAKAGRPYHYGLEAGSKAELALILAQDLSPEALITTNGFKDDDFIRLALMGRKLSRNVIITLEKFAELPRVIRISKELGVRPKLGIRYKLKAKGAGQWEASGGENAKFGFTTPEIIRAVEILKEEGLLDTLVMVHAHIGSQVTDIRKIKAAVREAAQTYVQLRKLGAPLQYLNLGGGLAVDYDGSKTNFYASANYTLPEYAEDLVYVTKEVVEAQGEPHPTLVTESGRAVTAYHEVLILKVIDVITPPGETRPDPPPAEAHPLVKELWESLENLSPKNFREVYHDAFADKETLQTLYDLGLVSLRDRALAEEIFYHIARRVYAIVRELPYAPDEFEDLEKLLADKLVCNFSIFQSLPDAWAIHQLFPIVPLSRLHEPPTRQATLVDISCDSDGKIDRFIDLHDVRQSLPVHPIRPGEDYYLGVFLVGGYQDVLGSNHNLFGQVGEAHVVVDEEGFAIERFVPGETAEKVIEKMGFTARELFLGVERLVRQSRLSPVEKGAFLERYMRELQGYTYLED, encoded by the coding sequence TTGAAAACCGCCAGGCGCTTTTCCCCCAAGGAAGCTGAGGAAATCTACCTGGTGCCCTACTGGGGAGCGGGGTTCTTCCGGGTAGGGCGGAACGGGGAGCTAGAAGTAACCCCCTTGGGTCCAGAGGGGCCTGCCGCTTCCCTTTTGGAGATCGTGGAAGCCCTTAGGGACGAGGGGCGGCCCCTGCCCCTGGTACTCCGCTTTCCCCAGATCCTCGAGGCTCGGGTGCGGGAACTGAATGAGGCCTTTCGGAGGGCTATGGAAAAGTACGGGTACCGCGGGGGCTACCGCGGGGTCTACCCCGTGAAGGTGAACCAGCGCCGGCTGGTGCTGGAAACCGTGGCCAAGGCAGGGAGGCCCTACCACTATGGCCTCGAGGCGGGAAGCAAGGCGGAACTCGCCCTGATCCTGGCCCAGGACCTCTCTCCGGAAGCCCTCATCACCACCAACGGCTTCAAGGACGACGACTTCATCCGCCTGGCCCTAATGGGAAGAAAGCTTTCCCGGAACGTGATCATCACCCTGGAGAAGTTCGCCGAGCTTCCCCGGGTGATCCGCATTTCCAAGGAGCTGGGCGTGCGGCCAAAGCTGGGCATCCGCTACAAGCTGAAGGCCAAAGGGGCTGGGCAGTGGGAAGCCAGCGGCGGGGAAAACGCCAAGTTCGGCTTCACCACCCCGGAGATCATCCGGGCGGTGGAGATCCTGAAGGAAGAAGGCCTCCTGGACACCTTGGTCATGGTCCACGCCCACATCGGCAGCCAGGTGACGGATATCCGCAAGATCAAGGCTGCGGTGCGGGAAGCAGCCCAGACCTATGTGCAGCTCAGGAAGCTGGGGGCTCCCCTCCAGTACCTGAACCTGGGCGGGGGCTTGGCCGTGGACTACGACGGCTCCAAGACCAACTTCTATGCCTCCGCTAACTACACGCTTCCCGAGTACGCTGAGGACCTGGTCTACGTGACCAAGGAGGTGGTGGAGGCCCAAGGGGAACCCCACCCCACCCTGGTCACGGAATCGGGCCGGGCGGTGACCGCGTACCATGAGGTCTTGATCCTCAAGGTCATCGACGTCATCACCCCCCCGGGGGAAACCCGGCCGGACCCCCCGCCCGCGGAAGCCCACCCCCTGGTCAAGGAGCTCTGGGAGAGCCTGGAAAACCTCTCTCCCAAGAACTTCCGCGAGGTCTACCACGACGCCTTCGCCGACAAGGAAACCCTGCAGACCCTTTACGACCTGGGGCTCGTGTCCCTTCGGGACCGAGCCCTGGCGGAGGAGATCTTCTACCACATCGCCCGGCGGGTCTACGCCATTGTGCGGGAACTGCCCTACGCTCCCGATGAGTTTGAGGATCTGGAGAAGCTCTTGGCCGACAAGCTGGTCTGCAACTTTTCCATCTTTCAAAGCCTTCCCGACGCCTGGGCCATCCACCAGCTCTTTCCCATCGTCCCCCTAAGCCGCCTTCACGAACCCCCCACCCGCCAGGCCACCCTGGTGGATATCTCCTGCGACTCCGACGGCAAGATAGACCGCTTCATCGATCTGCACGATGTGCGCCAGAGCTTGCCTGTCCACCCCATCCGCCCGGGGGAGGACTACTACCTGGGGGTCTTCCTGGTGGGAGGCTACCAGGACGTGTTGGGCAGCAACCACAACCTCTTCGGCCAGGTGGGGGAGGCCCACGTGGTGGTGGACGAGGAAGGGTTTGCCATAGAGCGTTTCGTTCCCGGGGAGACCGCGGAAAAGGTCATTGAAAAGATGGGCTTTACCGCCCGGGAGCTCTTCCTGGGCGTGGAGCGGCTGGTGCGGCAAAGCCGCCTCTCCCCCGTGGAAAAGGGAGCCTTCTTGGAGCGGTACATGCGGGAACTCCAAGGCTACACCTACCTGGAAGACTGA
- a CDS encoding GGDEF domain-containing protein, producing the protein MARARSPYTGTNLHPTLELLDPLHPLRRRMALWLLPLGALLALVAFAASRAVGLDPVDRFFLPLLALGFSLLALALWRLPRTSSWVLPLAHALVATYLLATLAFQLLIAPNPLGLSPAAHWVPFVYFSSFLFFRTQKAVRLALLYLLTLFLLSLMGAFRGHFHAEHLNALVQFFGANLAYVGLLYMLVRIKEGYLEARLDAYTDPLTGLRNRRYLDLVLERELFRVRRYRRPLSLLVLDLDNFKQINDTHGHPVGDRVLKALARCLEEHIRQSDRAVRLGGEEFAVLLAETPLAQAVRMASRLRQAVAALRVSPAEGISVSIGVAEARPEDSPLSLLKRADDALYQAKRRGKNRVEVG; encoded by the coding sequence ATGGCCCGGGCACGAAGCCCCTATACTGGAACTAACTTGCACCCTACCCTCGAGCTTCTGGATCCCTTGCATCCCTTAAGGCGCAGGATGGCCTTATGGCTCCTGCCCCTCGGGGCCCTTCTGGCCCTGGTGGCCTTTGCCGCCTCGAGGGCCGTGGGCCTGGACCCAGTGGACCGCTTCTTCCTTCCCCTCCTGGCCTTAGGTTTTTCCCTCCTGGCCTTGGCCTTATGGCGCCTTCCCCGCACCAGCTCCTGGGTTCTTCCCTTAGCCCATGCCCTCGTAGCCACGTACCTCCTCGCCACCCTGGCCTTCCAGCTCCTTATTGCCCCAAATCCCCTGGGCCTATCCCCCGCCGCCCACTGGGTTCCCTTCGTGTACTTCAGCAGCTTCCTCTTCTTCCGAACCCAAAAGGCGGTGCGCCTGGCCCTTCTTTACCTCCTCACCCTCTTCCTCCTCTCCCTCATGGGGGCCTTCCGCGGCCACTTCCACGCGGAGCACCTCAACGCACTGGTCCAGTTCTTCGGGGCCAACCTGGCCTATGTGGGCCTTCTTTACATGCTGGTTCGGATTAAGGAGGGCTACCTCGAGGCCCGACTGGATGCCTACACCGACCCCCTCACCGGGCTCAGAAATCGGCGCTACCTGGATCTCGTCTTGGAAAGAGAACTCTTCCGCGTCCGGCGCTACCGCCGGCCCCTATCCCTTTTGGTCCTGGATCTGGACAACTTCAAGCAGATCAACGACACCCACGGCCACCCGGTGGGAGACCGGGTGCTCAAAGCCCTGGCCCGCTGCCTGGAGGAGCACATCCGGCAAAGCGACCGGGCGGTGCGCCTCGGGGGGGAGGAGTTCGCCGTCCTCCTTGCGGAAACCCCCTTGGCCCAAGCAGTGCGGATGGCAAGCCGGCTCCGGCAAGCGGTGGCCGCCTTAAGGGTTTCCCCGGCGGAGGGGATTTCCGTAAGCATAGGCGTGGCTGAGGCCCGTCCCGAAGATTCCCCCCTTTCCCTCCTCAAGCGGGCCGACGACGCCCTTTACCAGGCTAAGCGCCGGGGGAAAAACCGGGTGGAGGTGGGTTAA